The Syngnathoides biaculeatus isolate LvHL_M chromosome 20, ASM1980259v1, whole genome shotgun sequence nucleotide sequence ggctaatTTTCAGCACCGTGGTATATAACGAGGAGGTGGAGccaagccatgctgcttttaggggtatgttctaAGCCACCGCAGTACCCAATGAACACAATCGAGACAAGGCTgggtgagacattgttggctggccgacacgcacatcgacgcattacgtacgcggatcttttgttacgttatgagagagaccgattacatggtctgccccaaactattattttttttttagtagctgtatgcccacatcaacatatttcatacacggatcttttgctacgttatgagagagaccgattacgtggtccgccccaaactattatttttgtttttttagtagctgtatgcacccctacctgttatttggaacccatgaagctctcgtcctctccacccgtgcaatccatatttcacaacgaacagggtctctttcaaacttatgaagggtaattccattctcctgagtgttcaagcaatgtccagcaatgcaatgagtcggcatattggctaacacgaaggaacaacaagcacccttcccggaggtaaaactaatggcaacaaacgagtccactaaggggcaccgctgtccttttcgtcacatcctgcttcttctcgaaaacaaatccctgagaggattttcatggcaggagttacaaaaagctgtatacgtcaaaatcatgttttgtggtgaaaaaacacatgggatcatattggctgtgggtttttgaTTCATAATATgccaaaaaatcatgcatttcatgacaggcccactttaataTCAACCGATagtttcaacatccttagagatgaccaggtctaagatgtgaccttgagtgtgagttggactcttaatatgttgagagaggtcaaacgtgtctggtatatgtttttttccatcttattgtcaacatgaatgttaaagtcccctagtatgacaaaatagttgtactgaGGTCAAATATCTGAAAGCAGTTCtggaaaaatcctccataaattttccattgtatcttggaggtctataaatgattaaattcATAACCTTAGAGTCACCCTTGCTAAAGctaaaaaacaaagatattcaaaagagctaaaatcaccaagtataatttctttacattgaaataatgatttaaaaaattacagCAATAGCACCACCTTTTTTGTTgttcgacacttgttcataaaattaaattctACTGGTGTtgcatcatttaaaatggtattaaaagtactttctgttaaccatgtttcatttaatgataaaaagtccagaccatatGATGTAacgatgtcattgatcaacattgatttgttacccaatgacctgatattaaaaagagctagtctctcaaagatggctggagagaatggttccatagactcacattttatcctcacgaAGTTGGAAGTTCcacttttttggtgccatagctttttgaccaactttctgtcccttgtaattacagtgatgaaaaatgcctgatcccTGTaagggtctgagttattctggaaaagacccggtaaatatcagtcagatttacagatagtcttcatgggtggagaaTAGGCCTTTCGCTTCTTAGTGGACtgtggtttcaggcgagggggcTTGGGAAgaagatcttggcgtggtatgggctggactccatctttgacaatagtcttcatcctattcatcagacccaacattgcattcaggctggaaGAGGGGGAGCTAACATCTACTGCGGATTGTTTGGTTGTTGTAGTCGTagaggggagattctgaggtgtggatggctccaatggggcaggaagaggtgtgggagatttaaagtgctggcacattccatttgtcatttgctcatcagatggTTTGGGTGACGCAAATGCATCTGTGTGCAACTTGTCTCGctttatctcttgttcctccaatTGACCCcaccgtacagggcacttaaccacgcctcctgaagtgaggtcacgccacgtgcgctgacgtaagacaaaaaaatggcaaatacaatacaatacattctgaactgagacagactccatgcttctgatttcattcaaatcaacgatatattatagattctaaatacaatacattgttaactgagagagacgccatgcttctgatttaattcaatcattcacacgtagcaatgttatgctagcggagaacgtctcattcatttatacgagacgtgtattaaaaatcaaatttagggcatatcttcgtgcaaacacagtctggttaactttcgtccgcaagccagcaagaaatcgatacgtttgtgcagtccgatcatcgctaaatatcgctcaacaaagaattaagtgtgtcaatcgttcacacgtagcaatgttatgctagcggagaacgtctcattcatttatacgagacgtgtattaaaaatcaaatttaaggcatatctttgtgcaaacacagtctggttaagcttctggccgcgagccagcaagaaatcaatacgtttgtgcagtccgatcatcgctaaatatcgctcaacaaagaataagtgtgtcaattgttcacacgcagcagtgttatgttagcgaagaacttcgaattcatctatacgagacatgtattgaaaatcaaatatagggcataccttcgtgcaaacatatctgttccggttgatattagatggatttagttgatgatgcagtcttccacaaagtttgacccatcgaaggcatttttcgtactgggtcttcggttttggaaagggtacgaatcgaactccaccaactagcctttcaggatacttgtcgtcactattacaaagtcagtgactacagctcttaaccatattttttgttaaataacccaaatacgcgataaaacgctaactaaaccgaTGCtagaccattcaatgttgtcagaaaaAATGGCTGGAGCataaacgggctttggtctatgcagatctctggcctctgattggtcagtgacgcggattgcgcaatatccacggaggggtcaattgtttgggaacaactggatccttttgtccttgttttttgtaaacattttctttacagtgtGGTGAATGAagcacacagtagaaaatgtcaGCTcataacttaaccccttgtctatttagacagaaatcgtctgctttgtaaaaaattttacgctcccaaaaaagacagaaattttcaatgaaactcacggatAGCGCAGTGCACACCTTGCCTAACCAGCTATTCAATTGGCGGAGCCTCGAGAAATGTTCATCTCGTACAAATGGGAGAGGTACgtttataaaaacctcagcgaTTTAGGGGTACTGCtgtgtttatgtgcgtgtgcaACTGTATATCATAGTAATATAAGGAATCATACCAATTGGAACAAAACAATgtttggaaacttttttttattttcctggaAACTGGTCATATTGTAGGTGGGGAAATTCCACCCGAGAGCGACTTTATAGAAAATGAGTTCATACTACCCCTTCAATAAATTCCCTTTTCCACACCAGCTATGGAGTGAATCTAGTCTTCACTTCTCACATCGAGGTTACATCAAGACGGCtctgtttttgtgatgtaaaaggGTGTTTCAAGTGCAATATATCATGAACAAAACTGATCGGTGTTGGAAATGACTGCAAATTTCATTGTATTGCGCTAAAAATACATGAGGGTAATTTGTCAGGGAATTTTGGACCATGTAAGTTCTTTTCCCATTACAGTTCTGGATTTTATACTGGAGGCTAAACCCCAGCCAACTCTGACTTTCTTCCATACTTAAGGGTTGTCTTCCATCCCTACAAAAGTCATTCATTATATCAGTGGCGATATATTATGCCATAATTGTGAGTTATTGAGTCATCATATCACCCCATTTCTTCTACCACATTGTGGAGTTATAGTTTAATATTCTGAACAAATTAGATTTAAcccctttgtttttgtcttttgtcttgcagATGTCAGTGAATATCTTCATCCAGGCTGGCAGCAGTCAGTGTCcggtcacatcaaagaggaagaagatgatgaaGGGGTTCAATGtgtcaaagaggaggaggaggaagatttcCTACACATGAAAGACAACAAGCAGGAAATCATCCAGGTTCCCTCCACTGGTGTCcctttgaagagtgaagatgaaagTCCAGGTGAGGAGGGAAAAGGGGTGGAGCCTCCAAGCAGGAACAGCTCCAGTGATGGAGACAATTGTGAAGGATCACTAACAGACGGACACGATGATGAATACTTTGAAGGTGGTATACCATGTCATACTGCCAAAAAATCctggaaatgttttcagtgtaggAAAACTTTTGCTTCGATGAGGAATTTCAAACAAcatgtgaaaatacacacaggagaGAAGCCTTTtacatgctcagtttgtggtcaaagtttCACTCGGAAGGAaaacttaaaaagacacacaagaacccacactggagagaaacctttttcctgctcagtttgtggccaaagattcactcagaaaggagatttaaaaatacacacaagaacccacactggtgagaaacctttttcttgttcagtttgtggtaaaagattcactcagaagggaaAATTAAaactacacacaagaacacacactggtgaaaaacctttttcctgcttactTTGCGGTCAAAGGTTCGCTCAGCAGGGAAAGTTAAAAACCCACagaagaacccacactggtgagaaacccttttcctgctcagtttgcggtcaaAGCTTCTCACAGAAGGaccacttaaaaatacacacaagaacacacactggtgagaaaccttattcctgcttagtttgtggtcaaagattcactcagaagggaaattttaaaatacacacacgaacgcacactggtgaaaaaccttttttctGCTCCGTCTGTGGTCagagattcactcagaaggcaaacttaaaaaaacacacaagaacacacggTGGCGAGAAACTTTTTTCCTGTTCGGTTTGTGATCAAAAATTCACACAgaagagaaaattaaaaatacacacaagaacacactgg carries:
- the LOC133493206 gene encoding zinc finger protein 771-like, translating into MCARSTAAYKEKLLGLKEEKDPHHVLDALFNFQPRIVLRRADVSEYLHPGWQQSVSGHIKEEEDDEGVQCVKEEEEEDFLHMKDNKQEIIQVPSTGVPLKSEDESPGEEGKGVEPPSRNSSSDGDNCEGSLTDGHDDEYFEGGIPCHTAKKSWKCFQCRKTFASMRNFKQHVKIHTGEKPFTCSVCGQSFTRKENLKRHTRTHTGEKPFSCSVCGQRFTQKGDLKIHTRTHTGEKPFSCSVCGKRFTQKGKLKLHTRTHTGEKPFSCLLCGQRFAQQGKLKTHRRTHTGEKPFSCSVCGQSFSQKDHLKIHTRTHTGEKPYSCLVCGQRFTQKGNFKIHTRTHTGEKPFFCSVCGQRFTQKANLKKHTRTHGGEKLFSCSVCDQKFTQKRKLKIHTRTHW